A region from the Triticum urartu cultivar G1812 chromosome 1, Tu2.1, whole genome shotgun sequence genome encodes:
- the LOC125531263 gene encoding uncharacterized protein LOC125531263: protein MAATRAAAATFVSPSSFGRRNIACSSCSSLHLRLTILPPRFAPLVARPTRFPAVAVPLRRGGCVLAAASAAGAGSPHFGSGENDNPYEIWAISPLDGFDQVKMAYKWRRKNAENSGDAAYLLKLETAYDTIMMEQVQNRKKGVAYGSVQVSKDIKYADNQPIVPWGPRYSRATAKDLQINMAISATFITCILTMGHADWKRLQFLCFAYFYRVLEKLKSTEPVITPVYNEYGEVEGRGIHMAKRVLRSLGLVLGSIFAASLGYTGLANFSQFLGHYIPSVVYNFQELIVTTASSVLLCILATYYR from the exons ATGGCAGCaacgagggcggcggcggccacCTTTGTCTCCCCCTCCTCCTTCGGCCGCCGGAATATCGCATGTTCCTCCTGTTCCTCTCTCCACCTGCGCCTCACAATCCTGCCTCCCCGGTTCGCTCCTCTCGTCGCGCGCCCCACGAG GTTCCCTGCGGTGGCGGTGCCGTTGAGGCGCGGCGGATGTGTGCTTGCAGCTGCATCGGCGGCAGGGGCAGGAAGCCCTCACTTCGGCAGTGGGGAGAATGATAACCCGTACGAG ATTTGGGCCATCAGTCCGCTTGATGGGTTCGACCAGGTGAAGATGGCCTACAAGTGGCGTCGAAAGAACGCCGAGAACAGTGGTGATGCTGCATACTTGTTGAAG TTAGAGACGGCTTATGATACGATCATGATGGAACAGGTGCAGAACCGGAAGAAAGGTGTGGCATATGGATCAGTCCAG GTGTCAAAGGACATCAAATATGCTGATAATCAACCAATAGTTCCCTGGGGACCTAG ATACTCTAGAGCGACTGCAAAGGACCTCCAGATAAATATGGCAATATCAGCAACATTT ATCACGTGCATATTGACCATGGGCCATGCAGACTGGAAACGCTTGCAATTTTTGTGTTTTGCTTATTTCTATCGAGTACTTGAGAAACTGAAGTCTACGGAGCCAGTAATAACTCCTGTATACAAT GAGTACGGTGAGGTTGAAGGCCGAGGTATACATATGGCAAAGCGAGTGCTTCGTAGTTTgggtttggtacttggatcgatATTTGCTGCATCCCTG GGTTATACCGGACTGGCCAATTTCTCCCAGTTTCTTGGTCACTATATTCCTTCTGTTGTTTATAACTTCC